In Leptodesmis sichuanensis A121, the following are encoded in one genomic region:
- a CDS encoding DNA starvation/stress protection protein DpsA, which yields MAEIQAPIHPFDQISDNPVLLDHSVTSPICEGMNIALASFQALYLQYQKHHFVVEGSEFYSLHEFFSESYDQVQGYVHKIGERLNGLGGVPATSFTKLAELCCFAPEPDGVYTSRQMVEHDLQAEQAIINVLRRQAGQAESLGDRATRYLYEQILLETEDRAFHLAHFLAHDSLTLGFVHSSIN from the coding sequence ATGGCTGAGATTCAAGCTCCGATTCATCCTTTCGACCAGATTAGCGATAATCCGGTTCTCTTAGACCATTCTGTCACCAGCCCAATTTGTGAGGGCATGAATATTGCTCTTGCTAGCTTTCAGGCTCTTTATTTGCAGTATCAAAAACATCATTTTGTAGTAGAAGGTTCGGAGTTTTATTCGCTCCATGAGTTCTTCTCAGAAAGCTACGATCAGGTTCAAGGATATGTTCACAAAATTGGAGAACGGCTGAATGGGTTAGGAGGAGTTCCTGCTACCAGTTTTACCAAGTTAGCCGAATTGTGTTGTTTTGCACCTGAACCTGATGGAGTTTATACTTCCCGGCAAATGGTTGAGCATGACTTACAGGCCGAACAAGCAATAATCAACGTTTTGCGTCGGCAAGCAGGTCAGGCCGAGAGCTTGGGCGATCGCGCTACTCGCTACCTGTATGAGCAAATTCTTTTGGAAACGGAAGATCGGGCTTTCCATCTAGCTCACTTCCTGGCTCACGACAGTTTAACGCTGGGCTTTGTCCATAGCTCAATTAATTAG
- a CDS encoding YccF domain-containing protein: MSLLGNIIWLIFGGFMTGLGYIIGGLGICLTIIGIPFGLAAINLGIATFMPFGKKIVTSPSADSTLTFIFNVIWLVFFGWGIALSHLVWGLILAITIVGLPFAKQHFKLMVLALMPFGRDLVRP; the protein is encoded by the coding sequence ATGAGTTTATTAGGAAATATCATTTGGCTGATCTTCGGTGGCTTCATGACGGGGCTAGGTTATATTATCGGTGGCCTGGGTATTTGTCTCACGATCATCGGTATTCCGTTTGGGTTAGCCGCTATCAATCTTGGCATTGCAACATTCATGCCTTTTGGTAAAAAAATCGTCACCAGTCCGAGTGCGGATTCGACTCTGACCTTTATTTTTAATGTAATCTGGTTGGTTTTCTTTGGTTGGGGAATTGCTCTCTCCCATCTGGTTTGGGGACTGATTCTGGCGATTACGATCGTCGGCTTACCCTTTGCCAAACAGCATTTCAAATTAATGGTGCTGGCACTCATGCCCTTTGGCCGTGATTTAGTACGCCCCTAA
- a CDS encoding DUF3493 domain-containing protein: protein MTDRPPNSSNAVKSESDRIPPPLQQRDPKKYAHLRAEAAAPYRGLRRFIYISFAASGSIGAFIFLTQLLAGRDVTEALPNFAIQIAVVALMVWLLQLESKTEQTNQAKGKRQKAAGKD from the coding sequence ATGACCGATCGGCCACCTAATTCTTCTAACGCAGTAAAATCTGAGAGCGATCGCATTCCTCCACCTTTGCAGCAGCGTGATCCAAAAAAATACGCCCATCTTCGTGCAGAAGCCGCTGCCCCCTATCGAGGACTACGCCGATTCATTTACATTTCCTTTGCTGCGTCTGGTTCGATTGGCGCGTTTATCTTCCTCACTCAACTGCTGGCAGGCCGAGATGTAACCGAAGCATTACCCAATTTTGCTATTCAGATCGCCGTGGTTGCCTTAATGGTTTGGCTGCTGCAACTGGAAAGCAAAACAGAGCAGACTAATCAGGCAAAAGGTAAAAGGCAGAAAGCAGCGGGCAAAGATTAA
- the cobA gene encoding uroporphyrinogen-III C-methyltransferase: protein MTIPLLLSTFYLPCLQQSMKQTGKVYLVGAGPGDPGLMTLKGKTLLECADVVVYDALVSPQILAMINPQAEQINAGKRKGMHSLYQEDITQLLIEKARETAIVVRLKGGDPFIFGRGGEEMEGLVAVGIPVEVVPGITSGIAAPAYAGIPLTHRAYSSSVTFVTGHEGAGKYRPAVNWPAIAHGSETIVIYMGIHNLPYIVEQLTTAGLSAQTPVALVRWGTRPEQEELSGTLETIVQRVEETGFEAPAIVVIGAVVNLHDLLSGCRPTGL, encoded by the coding sequence ATGACCATACCTCTTCTGCTTTCCACCTTCTACCTTCCTTGTCTGCAACAGTCTATGAAACAAACTGGCAAAGTCTATCTCGTTGGTGCAGGGCCTGGGGATCCGGGCTTAATGACGCTGAAAGGAAAAACGTTATTAGAATGTGCGGATGTCGTTGTCTATGATGCGCTGGTGAGTCCGCAAATTCTTGCCATGATTAATCCCCAGGCGGAACAGATTAATGCCGGGAAGCGGAAGGGGATGCATTCCCTGTATCAGGAAGACATTACGCAGTTATTGATTGAAAAGGCCAGGGAAACGGCGATCGTGGTGCGGCTGAAAGGCGGCGATCCATTTATTTTTGGTCGGGGTGGCGAAGAAATGGAGGGCCTGGTTGCAGTGGGCATTCCAGTTGAGGTGGTACCGGGAATTACCTCTGGAATTGCGGCTCCAGCTTATGCAGGCATTCCTTTAACCCATCGGGCCTATAGCTCCTCGGTGACGTTTGTAACTGGTCATGAAGGGGCAGGCAAGTATCGACCAGCGGTGAACTGGCCGGCGATCGCCCACGGTTCTGAAACGATCGTCATTTACATGGGAATTCACAATCTACCGTATATCGTGGAGCAGTTGACTACCGCTGGATTGAGTGCTCAAACTCCCGTAGCCCTGGTTCGTTGGGGGACTCGTCCGGAGCAGGAAGAACTGAGCGGCACCCTGGAGACGATCGTGCAGCGGGTAGAAGAAACTGGCTTTGAAGCGCCAGCGATCGTCGTGATTGGTGCGGTTGTGAATCTGCATGATCTGCTATCTGGTTGCCGTCCTACAGGTTTATAG
- a CDS encoding sirohydrochlorin chelatase — MNFPLCYFLVFHGSSDPRSQAAAEALTAEFSQKVVYSCQVPQALGATLKQVALEAPLTSCTASLATAIHADAEQPVVQAVYLECQPLPLHQQIATQLQKLQLPPHVAPIRCVILPVFLLQGVHVMEDIPAELSLVQPLLGTSVQMTLTPHLGSHPGLHRIITEQMATVPAEVWVLLAHGSRRPGANHPLEALAEALGAVVAYWSMPPDLESCLTDLVSQGFTQIGIAPFFLFPGAITDAIAATIHQFSLHTPAVKLTLIQPLNTCPELTDLLLDLIHK, encoded by the coding sequence TTGAATTTTCCCCTCTGTTACTTTCTGGTTTTTCATGGCAGTTCTGACCCGCGATCGCAGGCGGCGGCAGAAGCACTGACAGCGGAATTTAGCCAGAAAGTTGTCTACAGTTGCCAGGTTCCGCAAGCGCTGGGTGCAACGCTCAAACAGGTAGCACTGGAAGCTCCTCTGACCAGTTGCACGGCTTCTCTAGCGACTGCGATTCATGCCGATGCAGAACAACCGGTTGTCCAGGCTGTTTATCTGGAATGTCAGCCCTTACCCCTGCATCAACAGATTGCTACCCAATTGCAAAAACTGCAGCTTCCGCCTCATGTAGCTCCTATCCGGTGTGTGATCCTACCTGTGTTTTTGCTGCAGGGAGTGCATGTCATGGAAGACATTCCTGCCGAACTCTCTCTGGTGCAACCCTTGCTGGGAACATCGGTACAAATGACTCTCACACCGCATCTCGGTTCCCATCCAGGTTTGCACCGCATTATTACCGAGCAAATGGCAACGGTTCCGGCAGAGGTCTGGGTGCTGCTGGCTCATGGGAGTCGTCGTCCTGGTGCGAATCACCCCCTGGAAGCCCTGGCTGAGGCGTTAGGGGCAGTCGTTGCTTACTGGTCTATGCCTCCCGATCTGGAGTCCTGCTTAACGGATCTGGTGAGTCAGGGATTTACCCAGATCGGCATCGCACCATTTTTTCTGTTTCCAGGAGCCATTACTGATGCGATCGCAGCCACCATTCACCAGTTTTCCTTACATACCCCTGCCGTCAAACTCACTCTGATTCAGCCATTAAACACCTGTCCAGAATTAACCGACTTGTTACTGGATTTAATTCACAAATGA